AAAACTTTTTTGCTTTGGGTGTTGTAAGAATGAAAAGTTGTTCTTAACTTTGCACCCACATTCGCCGATAGAAGTATCGGGGATGTCACGGAAACGCGATCATAGACATATTGACAAGTAAAGAATAGAGAATAGAAAACGTAAACGAGAGAAACGAGTTCTACGCTTCAGCTGTTTGGCGCAAGTCGGACGGTTGTGGCGGAAGGATTTATCTCGGGCGCTATGCTTTTAAAAGAGTATAGTTTACGAAGTATACGAAATAAACGTAATAGTTCATTAGGAAGTTACTTTTTTGCTGTTGAAGACATAACTTGGCGTCCTTCGGGACACCGGGTAAAGATTCGATATAAAGCAGATAAGGGCAGACGGTGGATGCCTAGGCTCTAAGAGGCGAGGAAGGACGTGATAAGCTGCGATAAGCTGTGGGTATTGGCACATACGACTTGATCCACAGATTTCCGAATGGGGCAACCCGGCGTGTTTAACGGCACGTCACAGACACGATGCGTGTTTGAGCGAACGTGGGGAACTGAAACATCTTAGTACCCATAGGAGAAGAGAACAATAGTTATTCCCTTAGTAGTGGCGAGCGAACGGGGATGAGCCCAAACCGGTGTTGTTTCGGCAATATCGGGGTTGTAGGGTCTCGAATAAAGTGTACAGGAGGTATGTAGAGGAACGGTTTGGAAAGGCCGGCCATAGTGGGTGACAGCCCTTTACTCGAAACAGAAGACCTGCATGACGAGATACCTGAGTAGCGCGGGACACGTGTAATCCTGTGTGAATCCGGGAGGTCCATCTCCCAAGGCTAAATACTCCTTAGAGACCGATAGTGTACAAGTACCGTGAGGGAAAGGTGAAAAGCACCTCGAACAGAGGATTGAAATAGACCCTGAACCCGTCTGCCTACAAGCGGTCGGAGCACAATTAATGTGTGACGGCGTGCCTTTTGCATAATGAACCTACGAGTTACTGTGAATAGCGAGGTTAAGTGTTTTAAGACACGGAACCGAAGCGAAAGCGAGTTTTAAATGGCGATAGTTATTTACAGTAGACGCGAAACCAAGTGATCTACCCTTGTCCAGGTTGAAGTGTAGGTAACACTACATAGAGGACCGAACCGTTAAACGTTGAAAAGTTTTCGGATGAGATGAGGGTAGGGGTGAAAGGCTAATCAAACTTGGAGATAGCTCGTACTCCCCGAAATGCATTTAGGTGCAGCCTTTGGAATATACTATAAGAGGTAGAGCGACTGATTGGATGCGAGGGTTTCACCGCCTATCAAGTCCAGACAAACTCCGAATGCTTATAGGCAGTGCCAAGGAGTGAGGGCATGGGTGCTAAGGTCCATGTCCGAGAGGAGAAGAATCCGGACCATCGGCTAAGGTCCCGAAATGACAACTAAGTTGTATTAAACGCGGTCACGATGCACAGACAGCTAGGATGTTGGCTTGGAAGCAGCCATTCATTTAAAGAGTGCGTAACAGCTCACTAGTCGAGGATTGTGGCATGGATAATAATCGGGCATAAGTTGTCTACCGAAGCCGTGGGATACGTAAGTATCGGTAGGGGAGCATTCCAAAACGGGTAGAAGGCACAGGGACGACCTGTACTGGACTATTTGGAAGAGCAAATGTAGGTATAAGTAACGATAAAGGAGGTGAGAATCCTCCTCGCCGAAAGACTAAGGGTTCCTGATCAACGTTCGTCGTATCAGGGTTAGTCGGGACCTAAGGGGCAGCCGTTTAGGCGTACCCGATGGATGAATGGGTTAATATTCCCATACTCCCGCATTGAGTGATGTGGTGACGGAGTAGTGATAGTCCTGCCTACTGACGGAATAGTAGGTTGAAGGGTGTAGATTAAGATCGGTGTAGGCAAATCCGCATCGAGAGTCGAACCTGATAGTACACGGAACCTTCGGGGGAAGTGATAAGGGCGTAAGCAGACTTCCAAGAAAAACCGCTAAACTTTAATCAATGTAGGGACCCGTACCGTAAACCGACACAGGTGGTTGGGTTGAGTATACTAAGGCGCTCGAGCGATTCGCGGTTAAGGAACTAGGCAAATTGGTCCTGTAACTTCGGAATAAAGGACGCCTACGGAGACGTAGGTCGCAGAGAATAGGCCCAGGCGACTGTTTAACAAAAACACAAGGCTATGCAAACTGGAAACATGAAGTATATAGTCTGACACCTGCCCGGTGCCGGAAGGTTAAGAGGAGGAGTCATCCTTGTGGAGAAGCTCTGAATTGAAGCCCCGGTAAACGGCGGCCGTAACTATAACGGTCCTAAGGTAGCGAAATTCCTTGTCGGGTAAGTTCCGACCTGCACGAATGGTGTAACGATCTGGGCACTGTCTCAACCGCGAACTCGGTGAAATTGTAGTATCGGTGAAGATGCCGATTACCCGCAACGGGACGAAAAGACCCCGTGAACCTTTACTATAGCTTTACATTGTATTTGGGCATCAGATGTGTAGGATAGGCCGGAGACTGAGAAACAGGTACGCCAGTATTTGTGGAGTCGTTGTTGAAATACGGCCCTTTTGATGTTTGGATACTAACTCGTGGATTATGAGGACAATGTATGGTGGGTAGTTTGACTGGGGTGGTCGCCTCCAAAAGCGTAACGGAGGCTTCTAAAGGTGCCCTCAGGCCGATTGGTAACCGGTCGTAGAGTGTAATGGCATAAGGGCGCTTGACTGGGAGACACACAAGTCGCACAGGAAGGAAACTTGAGCATAGTGATCCGGTGGTTCCGTATGGTAGGGCCATCGCTCAAAGGATAAAAGGTACTCCGGGGATAACAGGCTGATCGCTCCCAAGAGCTCATATCGACGGAGCGGTTTGGCACCTCGATGTCGGCTCGTCACATCCTGGGGCTGGAGAAGGTCCCAAGGGTTGGGCTGTTCGCCCATTAAAGTGGCACGCGAGCTGGGTTCAGAACGTCGTGAGACAGTTCGGTCTCTATCTGTTGTGGGCGCGAGATATTTGCGAGGGTCTGACACTAGTACGAGAGGACCGTGTTGGACGTACCACTGGTTTATCGGTTGTTTCGCCAGGAGCACTGCCGAGTAGCCACGTACGGTAAGGATAAGTGCTGAAAGCATCTAAGCACGAAGCCCTCCTCAAGATTAGATATCTTTATAGGGTGGTTATAGACGATGACCTTGATAGGCTATAGGTGTAAATGCAGTAATGTAAAAGCCGAGTAGTACTAATAGCCCGAACGCTTTATATCGTTTTCTTGTATTCTTTTTGGGTTTCAGAAGATCCTGAAGGAAGTAAAGGGCCTAAAAGAATAGAAGGAAACACAAGAGAAAAATCATAAGCAAAACGAAAAGAGTAACACAGATATTCCAAACTGTTACGAAGTCGTATACGTGTAAAGAATTCGTATGGGTTCGGTCTCATAGAACAGAGGTTGAACCTGCGCGAGATGAATCGAGAGAATGGGACGAACGAAGGCCGAGGGGTTTTCGGGGAGTTTCTTTGAGTAGACGATTTCTACTTCTCTATCTTAGACTTGTCAGATATGCCTTAATACATCTCTCTGATGACCGGTGTAAAGAAACGGTCATGAATAAGAGGGAAATAACGAAATAATTAAGGTGGCTATAGCATTGGGGATCCACCTCTTCCCATCCCGAACAGAGCAGTTAAGCCCAATCACGCCGATGGTACTACGCAAGTGGGAGAGTAGGTAGCCGCCACTTTTACAGTCGAGAGAGCTTTGGAGACAGATGTCTTCGAAGCTCTCTCTTTTTTGTTGTTTAGTTCCCTGCCGATCCGATCGCCCCTTGATCACCCTCTTTCTACTCATTCGACTTTAATCGATGATAATCGACGGGATAGGACTGCAATCGACGATAATCGACTCGGGGGCTTGAGTCTCATCATATCTTTGCGGTTGTAAAATAAAGATCCCCGAAAGCAGTTCAGTTTGCTTTCAGGGATTTAATGTCAACATGTAAAACTTTTATCATCAGACAAGTTTGCCGATCCACTCTTCTCTTTCTCCTGGTAGAAGATCTATTGGGGGAACTTCGGGGAGGGTATAAGCACCTGGCATCTGACGCATTGTTGCACGTGCACAAGCTACAAGAATTTGAGCTGTGAGGGCCGGATTATTGATCTTCATATCAAAGTGCAGGAGCTGGTTGTGGGTCTTTCCACTAACTCCTTTTCTACTCATATTGACGCCATGCCCCACATCTTTCAGATCATTGATGGAGTTGACTTGGATGACGTGTGTCTCGTCATGAGAGAAATAGTCATCGGCCTTGAGGCGTGCGGATACATCCTCAAGTGTATAGCCTTCTTTGAGCTGTACATAGACCATACGGCGATGGATGGATGTCCCTACAGGTATGGTCATAGATAGAGCGTCTGCCACGCCTTCGATGGCTCTGGCAGCAACGCTGTGCCCCATACTCATACCAGGTCCGAAGTCGGTGTAAGTGATCCCTTGAGGTACCATAGCCTGCATAAGTGTCCTTATGACCGAGTCACTACCGGGATCCCAACCTGCGGCAAGTATCGCTTTTGTCCCATTGGCTTTGGCAACTGCATCCAAATTGCGACGTAGAGATACGATTTCACCGTGAATGTCAAAACTGTCGACTGTGTTTATACCTTTGGCAAGGATGCTTGAAGCAACTTCGGGTACAGCTCGTGTGGGCTGAGATATGATGGCTACATCAACTTTACCCAATTCGGATATGTCTGTGACTTGTGTGTACTTTTGATATTGTGGGGGAAGTTCTGTAACCGATCGTCTTACGATCCCAACGAGCTCACAGTCTTGTGAGGCTTCGATGGCTTCGATGGCATAACGCCCGATATTACCAAGCCCAACAACGGCTATCCGTATCTTTTGAATTGTCATATTAATTGTTTTTGTTTGGGAGATATTATTTAAATGGTGGTACAAAGGTACATATTTAACGCCAGTTCGATATAAGGAAATACTCCACAAAACGAGTAAACACGTGTAAATCAAGCTGTTTTTACGCTCTATTTCAATAGGATAATCGCAAAGAAGAGCCAACAGATAAGTCTTTGGGGCTCAGACACAAATGAAAAGACATCTGAACGCAATATAAGCACATAAAAATCCTTCATGAAAAACTAAACATTTTTATAATCAACACATTATATCTCCTCCTTATATCGAACTGACGTTATTTATCTTTTCTCTTGAGGATATCGATGATTTCCAATAAAATCGAAAGATTTTTTAGAGATGTGTTGATACAGAAATGCTCTCCTTGTCATGATTTCTTGTACTTGTGATATCTCTCAAATGTGTGTAAATTTGTAGACTATGAAATTTGATATAGAAGCAACAGATAGCCGCTCGTCGGCACGTGCCGGGGTCTTGCATACAGATCACGGAGATATACATACCCCTATATTCATGCCTGTGGGTACGGTAGGATCGGTCAAGGCTGTACATATGCATGAGGTTAAGGATGATATCGGTGCAGAGATTATTCTCGGCAATACGTATCATCTATATCTCAGGCCGGGTGTGGATGTCCTCAAGAGTGCAGGTGGTCTCCATCGTTTTAATAGTTGGAATCGTCCTATCCTTACAGATAGTGGCGGTTTTCAAGTTTTTTCGCTCACGCATAGGCGTAAGATGAGTGAAGAAGGGGTTGTTTTCAGGTCACATATTGATGGCTCGAAGCATCTCTTTTCGCCAGAGAGGGTCATGGATATCGAGCGTGCGATAGGGGCTGATATCATGATGGCTTTCGACGAGTGTACTCCGGGAGATGCAGATTATAGGTATGCCAAGGAGTCGCTTGCTCTTACCGAGCGTTGGTTGGATCGTTGTTTCAAGAGATTTAACGAGACCGAACCTTTATATGGGCACAGTCAGTCTCTCTTTCCTATCGTTCAGGGCTGTGTCTATCCAGACCTCAGGCGTCAAGCAGCAGAAAAGGTGGCAGAGTACGGTGCGGACGGTAATGCCATAGGGGGACTCTCTGTAGGTGAGCCCACTGAGGCCATGTACGATATGATAGAGGTCGTGAACGAAGTCCTCCCGAAAGATAAGCCTCGTTATCTCATGGGTGTGGGTACCCCGGCCAATATCTTGGAGGGGATCGAGCGTGGTGTGGATATGTTTGACTGCATCATGCCTACACGTAACGGTCGTAATGGCCAACTCTTTACTTGGCAGGGTACGATGAATATGCGCAATGCAAAGTGGGCTAACGACCACTCTCCCCTTGATCCCCAAGGGACTTCTTTTGTCGATCATACTTACAGCCGTGCTTACGTGAGACATCTCATGGTGTCGCAGGAGATATTGGCACTTCAGATTGCATCGATACACAACCTTGCATTCTATCTTGATCTTGTACGCACTGCACGTCAACACATTATACAGGGTGACTTCACTCAGTGGAAAGCCTCCGTCCTTCCTGCTTTGTCCCAACGCCTTTAGTCCGAGATGAATATGAAATTGAAGCTGACTAAGATGTACGAATACTTGGGGATCATCCGTATCGACAGATATATCATCAGTCGATTTTTGGGAACGTTCATGTTCATCCTCATGCTGATTATGGCGATCATTGTCGTCATCGATGTACAGGAGAACCTATCCGATCTTCTGAAGCCCGAAGTGCCTTTGAGTGAGATTATTTTTAGCTATTACTTGGCATTGGTACCGTACTTTGCCAATCTTCTTGCACCTCTCTTCATCTTCATCACGGTCATCTTCTTTACTTCCAAACTTGCCGCTCGTTCGGAAATTATCGCCATACAAGCAGCAGGGATGAGTTTCACTCGTTTGTTGAAGCCTTATATGATTTCGGCAGCGATCATCAGTTTGGTTTCTTTTTCGTTCAGCAGTGTCATTCTGCCGAAACTCAACAAAACCCGAATAGGATTTCAGTACAAGTACATCAAGGACAAGAAGGTGGTCGTCGATGATAACCTTCAAGTGGAAGTGGCGCCGAATGTATTTGCTTTCTTCGGGTCGTTTGATTCGCGCTCGAATGAGGGACAAAACTTCTCCATGGAGCGGTTTGAAGGGCGTAGCCTTGTCTCTCGTCTCACTGCCGACAGGATCATCTACAATGGCGACAATAGTTGGACCATCAAGGACTATCGCATTCGAAACTTTGAGGGTTTGTACGAGCACACTGAAGATGGTGCTGAGTTGGACACAATTATGGTACTCAGACCTGCGGACTTGCTTATCTCTGAAGGGGATAATGAGCTCCTCACGACTTACCAATTACACCAATACATTGAGAGTCAAAAGAAGAGAGGTCTTGGCAATATCAAGAATTTTCAAGTCGAGTATCATAGACGGTTTGCATCGATGTTGGCAGCCTTCATCCTTACCCTCATCGGGGTATCTCTGTCTGCACGCAAGGTGAAGGGAGGGATGGGATTCAATATCGCTCTCGGTCTGGCTCTCGCCTTCTCGTACATCTTGCTGTTTACGATATCGAGTACCTATGCCATTAGTGGGGCTATGTCACCTTTTGTCGCGGCATGGATGCCGAATGCCCTTTATGTCCCCATAGCTTTATTCTTCTATTATAGAGCTAAGAAGTAAGCTTTTTTCCAACCTCATGTCCCCGGTCTATGTAGAAGTCCTCTTGCCCTTACCGACGCAAAAGTGTAGGTACACTTATGCTGTACCTGTGGGTATGCAGTCCACAGAACTTCTTTATAAGCTCGTTTGTGTCAGCTTCGGGCATGGTAAAGTTTATTCCGGGGTTGTCGTAGGAGTCTTGTCTGTCCCTCCCGATCCTTCGATAAACTACAAGTCTATCATAGAGATTTATCCCTATCCGCCTCTGCCGACCTTTTCAATCTCCCTCCTCGAATGGGTCGCAGAGTACTATATGTGCAGTCAGGGTGAAGTCCTCAAGGCAATGATCCCTGCGGCTTATCGTCCTGATGGAGAAGCTCATTATGGGGTTGATGAAGAGCGACTTGAAGCCAGTGGGGACGACAACTT
This is a stretch of genomic DNA from Porphyromonas cangingivalis. It encodes these proteins:
- a CDS encoding diaminopimelate dehydrogenase → MQKIRIAVVGLGNIGRYAIEAIEASQDCELVGIVRRSVTELPPQYQKYTQVTDISELGKVDVAIISQPTRAVPEVASSILAKGINTVDSFDIHGEIVSLRRNLDAVAKANGTKAILAAGWDPGSDSVIRTLMQAMVPQGITYTDFGPGMSMGHSVAARAIEGVADALSMTIPVGTSIHRRMVYVQLKEGYTLEDVSARLKADDYFSHDETHVIQVNSINDLKDVGHGVNMSRKGVSGKTHNQLLHFDMKINNPALTAQILVACARATMRQMPGAYTLPEVPPIDLLPGEREEWIGKLV
- the tgt gene encoding tRNA guanosine(34) transglycosylase Tgt, which codes for MKFDIEATDSRSSARAGVLHTDHGDIHTPIFMPVGTVGSVKAVHMHEVKDDIGAEIILGNTYHLYLRPGVDVLKSAGGLHRFNSWNRPILTDSGGFQVFSLTHRRKMSEEGVVFRSHIDGSKHLFSPERVMDIERAIGADIMMAFDECTPGDADYRYAKESLALTERWLDRCFKRFNETEPLYGHSQSLFPIVQGCVYPDLRRQAAEKVAEYGADGNAIGGLSVGEPTEAMYDMIEVVNEVLPKDKPRYLMGVGTPANILEGIERGVDMFDCIMPTRNGRNGQLFTWQGTMNMRNAKWANDHSPLDPQGTSFVDHTYSRAYVRHLMVSQEILALQIASIHNLAFYLDLVRTARQHIIQGDFTQWKASVLPALSQRL
- a CDS encoding LptF/LptG family permease, with translation MKLKLTKMYEYLGIIRIDRYIISRFLGTFMFILMLIMAIIVVIDVQENLSDLLKPEVPLSEIIFSYYLALVPYFANLLAPLFIFITVIFFTSKLAARSEIIAIQAAGMSFTRLLKPYMISAAIISLVSFSFSSVILPKLNKTRIGFQYKYIKDKKVVVDDNLQVEVAPNVFAFFGSFDSRSNEGQNFSMERFEGRSLVSRLTADRIIYNGDNSWTIKDYRIRNFEGLYEHTEDGAELDTIMVLRPADLLISEGDNELLTTYQLHQYIESQKKRGLGNIKNFQVEYHRRFASMLAAFILTLIGVSLSARKVKGGMGFNIALGLALAFSYILLFTISSTYAISGAMSPFVAAWMPNALYVPIALFFYYRAKK